One segment of Urocitellus parryii isolate mUroPar1 chromosome 5, mUroPar1.hap1, whole genome shotgun sequence DNA contains the following:
- the LOC144254879 gene encoding protein tyrosine phosphatase type IVA 2 yields the protein MNRPAPVEISYENMRFLITHNPTNATLNKFTEELKKYGVTTLVRVCDATYDKAPVEKEGIYVLDWPFDDGAPPPNQIVDDWLNLLKTKFREEPGCCVAVHCVAGLGRAPVLVALALIECGMKYEDAVQFIRQKRRGAFNSKQLLYLEKYRPKMRLRFRDTNGHCCIQ from the coding sequence ATGAACCGTCCAGCCCCTGTGGAGATCTCCTATGAGAACATGCGTTTTCTGATAACTCACAACCCTACCAATGCAACTCTCAACAAGTTCACAGAGGAACTTAAGAAGTATGGAGTGACAACTTTGGTTCGAGTTTGTGATGCTACATATGATAAAGCTCCAGTTGAAAAAGAAGGAATCTACGTTCTAGATTGGCCATTTGATGATGGAGCTCCACCCCCTAATCAGATAGTAGATGATTGGCTGAACTTGTTAAAAACCAAATTCCGTGAAGAGCCAGGTTGCTGTGTTGCAGTGCATTGTGTTGCGGGATTGGGAAGGGCACCTGTGCTGGTTGCACTTGCTTTGATTGAATGTGGAATGAAGTATGAAGATGCAGTTCAGTTTATAAGACAAAAAAGAAGGGGAGCATTCAATTCCAAACAGCTGCTTTACTTGGAGAAATATCGACCTAAGATGCGATTACGCTTCAGAGATACCAATGGGCATTGCTGTATTCAGTAG